The following is a genomic window from Aphis gossypii isolate Hap1 chromosome X, ASM2018417v2, whole genome shotgun sequence.
CATTGTATGGCACCAATGATACAGGTATGACGGAATTAGTAAGCGATACCTTTACACAATTGTACTGTAATATTTGTCCTCCTCAGGTTTACTCATACCTTGTTTGACCACAGTGATCGAGCCAAATAAATGCCTGTAGGtaatcatagtattataatatggtttatgtagaattatcattataaaactcATCAACTctggataatatttaaattgttttcaaacacCCATCATTCCAACtagaaatagttttatttttatatttatatcatattatagttaagtttACAATATTGCATGACCtacttaatatgttatacttatCTACATGAATAACAAAAGTAGTATTTCACGAATGCTAGTAGACTGCCAtcataatttagaattaatatttaataaggtaGGTAATTGCTTAACAGTTATACACTTagatttttctgtttttggatttattattatggcaCAGTAAATACCTagatagtaggtacttatttatgttttaagttttttaaatgtatgacaCATAAGTAGGTATCTATCTAACTATTTATAACCAATTCAGTTTGCATATACTgcagttttaaatgtattagattatcagttaattattcttagaataataagataattcattaattcaattaggtatgaaatataatacctaataatattaatatattattattattattaaatataagtatctaaaaaacaacataattttttaatgatatgtaattaattttttacatctcATTAAATTTGCATACCTATCTATTTAGataagaatttatttgatatgattatcatttataaaataattaatagtaataattattaaattgcaaataacataggtacttatctataaaataaatactataacatagtattttaaaaataacaaatgtacttatgtgaatattattttattttatttttatatatttgcagTTATTCATCGttcaattattcaaatgattattaaaccaGTATGAGATTAAACATAAGAACTCTCTTTTTAGTTCTttctacttttattataatatgcaccgTGTCATTGTGGTCAAATTGCTCAAATCAAAcatttgatacattttcaaaGAATATCAAATCCAATTATGAAGTAAGTAacaaattattctaatatttgctaaataaaatatcactaataatattaacaatatcaagtatattaaatataattgttattttcttttaattttattaatgtaacaattcattttaaattctgagcagtgcgatgaatgtattaattttaagacaatgtttttttgtttgttttatttgtacacataataaatattaacaaatgataaaattcTACAACTATATGTGTGGAGGAGGGTGTTAATATAAAAGGTGGAATTTTTAGCAAAACTAaagttctttattttattttaatttaaaaacagaaaatttaaatttacaccaagtagttatattatacttttctctacttggtatatttttcaaaatagtttgtattttgagtggtattcaaataaaaaagcataaaattgagtgtactaaaattatttatttttatcaattcaaaatattattaaaaattaaacagtcttatagttgtatattttatcattacattaattttaataaataacttgtattaattgattaatgtacctattaatttatattttttttatatatgaatgaAAGCCATTCGtcttttgtacaaaaaaaaaatatatatatatatatagacataacataacagatttaaatatgatagtaattataaaataacaaaataacaaacacaAACATTAGTAGTTATACTATAgtacttattgtataattaaattgtgatAAGGTAGtgcagttaattaataataagaactaaaaaagtagcatttatatcaaatacctTTATCATACTTCTTCCTTAAATACATTCTTTAATcacaaaaatgtgtaattgatgatctgaattaatttattgtaaattttaatatacagtatttaacgtttataaattaatcatactACTTATTGtacttgcattttttttttcagtcattagttcaaaatataaagCCAATAGACTGTCTCATTAATGGAAATAGCGTTCATGTGGATTGccttataaaaaatagcacAGTTTATATTCCATtttcatttctaaaaaattattttgaggtttgtacttttttaatattattttctagaatTTACATGAATAAATAAGTTCACATTTTacctattaatgttaatataatattatttactaattgaaaataacatttacaaaacatttatgtataacttGTTTAGGAAATTGCTATcactaacaaaattaattgtattgtctGTTTAGGTTTatggaaaaattattgaaactgatgataacaaaaaaaagttccaTTGGTCACATAGCTATTCCAAAATTTATCATCAGAATGGAAAATATGACTCTCGAggtgtatttacaaattttcaaaattataaagttgaaGAAAGAGATCGCGTGAAATGTGTTAGTGCTTCTGAAGGCAAGTttcaagttataattatatatattttaatatatattaataaaatatttgagtattttaaattaaaaaataaattatatttaataatcataggAGTGCCAGTATCAACTCAATGGAATCCTCatggttattattatccaACACAAATAGCTCAATTTGGGTTGTctcattatagtaaaaatcttACTTTACCATCACCAAAAAGAAAGATTTTAGAAAATGGTCAGTTAAATCCTTTATGGAATGTTCCTGAAActtcaaaaatacaaatagcaTTCAATGCTCAAGTCAATAGtaatgttattgattttttcagtactggtaaatttaataaatatttatccacATTATAActtgcatataaaatataatgatattatcattatatttcaaGATCAAGGGTTACCAACTAATTTCTACAGGGGTCTGTTTTGAAACTTACTAAGTTTCCCATGGCCCAAAGTAGgttcaataacattttaaaacattaaaataaataaaaaatatacttttttttaccaaatactACAGTCttgaaatatgtatgttttaattttaatacttaataccaTCTTAATACTTGGAATTAGTGtaactgatttttattaagtcgttgaaaatattaaaatcattattacagTAGAACCCTTCTCGGATCCGCCACTCTGGTTGATccgaccataataatattgatatgaatactttaaaaatattcattactgatttttttttctaattcattaatcgaacatttttgtatattatatgtaatactttcattcaaattgtttgtgttacacatattatgtagtaaataatttgatgtaagtatgtaatttagaataatattttttcttaaaatgtttatatattatattctgataATCCAACCACACCCCCAGTCAGAAGGTGGCGGATTAAAAAGATTctactataattatgttttaaaatgtttatttgtgAAAAAGCAGCTTcgcaatacatattttattataaatattatagtattttagccaagaattttttaatttacttaaacaaacatatttaatcCAGAATTAATTGCAATTTCATATTACACTTTTCCTTTAAAactaaatctttttaaaactCCATTCGCAAGACAGTTCTAATAATTGAAAGCATCTATAAAGCAGTGGTATCGCATgaggaaaatattgaaaacactAGACCCACaatattggaaaatatatttcttcattattatattatataaaatgtatccaTGATTAACTAGTTAGTGACTCTTGAtctagattattaaaaattaatcatattattactaaattattttatttagataaaccAATTTCATTGAAAATTGATAGTAAAGAGGAATTTTTCCTTAGTTTTGATGTGGCTTTATCTTTATCAACACGTAGTAGTATTGTTGTTACTATAAAAGATATGAAGGAACAAAATGAAGTATGGAATCTGCATTATATATGTTCTAGAACATTTATATTTGCAAAGGTAAAATAcaccattttatatttatgaaataaaatgtattcttgtTAAGAATGTTGTGTGTTATTTACAATCTTAGGTTAGGTTgctgatatttaaattttaaattgaggtatataaaacataaatttaaaaagtccaTAATtcgttttacattattaaaaataataaaaaaaattaatattaatattttttatttattattttcatgtagAAAACATCCTCTAAATATTATGTcctattgaaatatttctttataaaatattctaatttataattattatttaaaaatattaattacattttattcactattatttatgttaattctgtgcgtttcaatttttcaaatagtttttattttatcattatgtaattattaatttaattagtacaaacatgattatatttatttaatgctattctttttttaatagggtcataatatttatcacgGAATGCATTGTAGTAGAGAGTTTGGCTGGAAAAAATTGAcaagaaatgtattaattgacTTGCAAAAGGGTTtacatatgttaaaaaaaacaacaacaaaaatatttcgttcAAAATATAAGGTAGGTACTATCTATAATAAAGTTTCCcctcattattaataaaatatttttgtttacaattataatttgatgctaattaataattatgattaaatttagttatgtGATTTTAAACTGTATGGAGTTGGATTCTTGGACAACCTAACACTTAGTTCTAGTGATCATATAAGTCAATTTTATGCTGCTGCACATTGGTTCAATAAACATCAAGACAAAGAATCTGGTGGTTGGATTAATCCTGTTACTCGTAAAATATCTCctgttattaaatcattaaagcCAGGATGGTAAGAttactaacaatttattgctaattattaaataaatacatattggaTGTAACAGAAATAACAGATATATTAACTATGTAATTTCTTTTCTActtgtattaaaacatttttaaattaaaaattaaaacaactttaattttatttttattttagttgattTGAAGCAATGATTTTACATCTGTTACTTTTTTCTCACACActctgtaatattaattaaaaatctttaaaaaatgtatcttgtaaattttcaacattttacaataattaaaaaacaaattttattctataggtTATCTGCTATGGGTCAGGGTCAAGCAATATCATTGCTCTCCAGGGCATTTCACCATTCTGGCGGCAAtgaagtatacttaaatacagCTCGCACTGCtctaaaaccatttaaaattcCGAGTAAAAATGGTGGcgttttatctaaatttatgaatttacatCCATGGTATGATGAATATCCTACTGTTCcaccaatatttattttaaatggttttatgTACTCTTTAATTggattatatgatttattttcattggcTCCTAATGGTTCAgaggtaattaaatatttctactctttattattctatatttcatacaatactataattttaggtTTCGCAAGAAGCTTATGCATTATGGAGACAAGGCATgacatcattaaaaaatctGTTACCATTGTTTGACATGGGTTCAAGATCAGCATATGATCTCAGACATGTAACACTTGATATAGCGCCAAATATTGCTCGATGGGATTATCATGCTACACATATCAATCAGCTATTGTTATTGGCAACGCTGGACAATGCAACAGTTATACAAACTACAGCTAAAAGATGGATTGGTTATATGAATGGTGCCCGTGCATCGCACAATTAAGTTATTGATACTGAAAGTATTGaacataaaattagtaaaaatataaataagaaaatgttGGGAAAAAAGTATGGCtgtgacaattttttttttcctaaatatgtagcatttttaattaattttatatttttagaggaAATgtgcattaataaaataactacaatttttaatttaaatattaaaaccagcAATTGACAggaaatttatcatttagttTCAGTGAAGTGGGTTTTTGTTTtgcttttgaaataaaatctttaatacttaatatcatatcattaaattatgtgGGATTTGTctctaaaaatatcaaacatacaataattgaattcTGAActcagtttttttataaagatttataatttaaaaccgatacatttttttaaatttggttggGTTGGTTAAAAGTTTTGTTTACACTAGTAATCCAGTTATTGATTTTCGCATAatcagtattaaaaataacataatattacatttattatgaaacaatttacaaaatgttaaattttttttttttttaattactttaaataaatatttatatagttgctgctttgaaataatttaatttggatttcaaaaatttaaaatataattattctgttaggattattatagaaacatgacatattgtaatacactacaagataaatatgtaaaagttgttttattcctatttatttatttgtttatttttgatttaatattagtattatttatacacacttactattattattattattattatcgtaaggtaatacttactataatctataataaatactaacaatagaattatttcatgaatacaaaatatcagGGTTCctctgtatattaaatattcttattcaaGCCAAATATTCTGATATAGttcttacatatatatataaaaaaaaaaacaaaatctgataatatgttgttattaattgttatttgattCTAATTAATCTTGTTGAACAAataaagttcaaaaaaaaaaaataataacaatagtcaataataattatatatttcatcgtAGTATTGGTTGTTgagaaaactataaaaataaaaaaaaaagcataatagtttttcaattaattgttatttattagataaactaattattaaattgaagtttggtgaaaaaaaatataaatacactatcatatatacttaaatgattaattgaatgtatattaataaaaatgtttagataatttatagttaaaaatagcattaaattatattgttcttaaagaaaaaaactagtatagtcgattaaaaaaatgtatatttatttatttatatagcattttttaatttataaatggactacctatgtaaaaaaaaatgtattattgttaaaaagtatttactttggtattattttaattttaatagttagtatgtcttagttttaatttacttccagtaaaaaatatgtaatgttattttgtatattctaCCTATACACGTAATTGTTctgtttttagtgttttttattattattattattattattatcgtaaggtaatacttactataatctataataaatactaacaatagaattatttcatgaatacaaaatatcagGGTTCctctgtatattaaatattcttattcaaGCCAAATATTCTGATATAGttcttacatatatatataaaaaaaaaaacaaaatctgataatatgttgttattaattgttatttgattCTAATTAATCTTGTTGAACAAataaagttcaaaaaaaaaaaataataacaatagtcaataataattatatatttcatcgtAGTATTGGTTGTTgagaaaactataaaaataaaaaaaaaagcataatagtttttcaattaattgttatttattagataaactaattattaaattgaagtttggtgaaaaaaaatataaatacactatcatatatacttaatgattaattgaatgtatattaataaaaatgtttagataatttatagttaaaaatagcattaaattatattgttcttaaagaaaaaaactagtatagtcgattaaaaaaatgtatatttatttatttatatagcattttttaatttataaatggactacctatgtaaaaaaaaatgtattattgttaaaaagtatttactttggtattattttaattttaatagttagtatgtcttagttttaatttacttccagtaaaaaatatgtaatgttattttgtatattctaCCTATACACGTAATTGTTctgtttttagtgttttttattattattattattatttaaattttgctgttatataagtttatttatcataatttgattatcatatagtgttacattttaaaaacagaattatTGCAAATAAATTCATGAATACACtccattagaatattatagcgacaatcaaaatttaaaatatcaccttatttttatatagtttatactatcaactttaaaactatacactataatactatatgattCCCATTGCTCGTAACTTGCGTATAACTGCACTAGTGatctcataaattattataaaatcaactaTGTTTAaggatataaataacaattattaatcttagaaattattataatatgctctataactataatatgtaactatactatataatatatataatatataagtgtgtGTGATGTAAACCTGCTGGAATCATATTGATatggaataaatatttatatccactattggttttattttattttttaattatacctattataatttataggccTCTACTAGTTTTAATCAGTGAAAAAGGATCGTGGAAGCAGTAAAGGACCTCAATGGTCCGTATTAACAGGCcaaaagaagaagaagaactagttttattaaaataattatatttacctatgaCATGTAGACAGCATTGGTTTTCAGCCTTGCTAGACTTGTGAACCATTTTAGTTATTGTTTTCTGTTTTTAACCCATATGAAAAGATGCTGAttaaaaaacactgatttatGCATGTAAAAGGaactcatttttaattattttaattttatttcatacattcaactgaaatatatttgcagtatatttcatactttttttttttaattagctaAAGCTGATTTCAGAAATTCAACTGTAAAATAGTATCGATCATAAACATGTAATTCCAGTTGATAATCTTAACACTGGTTTCAAGTGGTGCTGATCAGTTAACTatacagttttttaatttataaagcaatggaaaaaaatatcacataacTAGTAAAGAATTTCGGACTTTTACCAACACGGCAACACTGGTTATTTATCCTAAAATTTACCAAATCTTGTGTGTAAAAGTACTACAAAAATCATTCGGGGTCTGACCAAACTATTTTgtgtattctaattttaacCATAGACTTTATTGTATAaggtttttattagttattcgtACTTTTaccgtaacataatataatatgtgtaggtTGTAGGTATGTGTACAATATGTTACCCTCAGTACCGTAAATTgagttacaatataaaaaattcgatatggtcgaaaactggttttgcgtaaaaattcccgtttttctagacttttttgaaaactgttggaaaatgtttactattgACCTCTTTAATGCactaaggatattcactttatcatcggaaaccacccctgaagtttgaaattgaagaattatttcgacaagttatgctgtacacagacacacataaaaacgcacacacacacaccgttgtaaatcaatacattcatcacttcgtccAGAATTTAAAAGGAAACcagttacaaataataactatactgaaatttttttgtaaagaaGTCTGAACCTGAcataagtataacaatttgaatttatgaaaaattcttTAGTTtacattacttataatattagagcCACTGCAGCTACCTATTAGTGCACAGTgcacttattagttatttaagttcaaaataaaattatacctaccttcaacaatttgtttgtattataatattaaaaataatatattattaaaataattaaatactaatgagtaataatatagtaaatgacATATTTtcggaaataattatatcatcctattgtagtattaaatctaaatcataaaaaaacataggtGTTACCTGTCTACACGACTATACCAATTTAATGATTACCTTTTTTATGGttaatgtgaataaaaaatctaacaaagagacatttaatgttttaattttaacttttcattACAGTCCTcggtaataggtattattgtattaatagtgGTAGGTACTTAAGTACCCCACCTGTCACGCGAGAGACCGggatcttaatttttttctatatatgagtacctatatgaCTTTAgggaataatgatataatgtgtatactacaatattagtaatattatacatatttaagttctaaaacatttttttttttatatgtataataataaacagcgttaggtacaattaaaaatgtcacaTTGGAAATATAGGAGTACATTATGATGTAATAGATAGGTAACTAAAAACTTTAGGATTCTGAGATAATTTggttttgaaacttttaatataataattatcagtgataaaagaaaatgcactttatttaaatgtttaaaactttgatataatataatattattatttaaagtaagtattttaaacaattgtactacataggtatgtttaaatactattaaacaatgttttagattctgaacggagtgattgattttactatgatgtgtgtgtttttttttgtgtctgtatacaccataacttgtcgaaataatgattccgatggcaaagtgaatatctttggtgcattatagaggtaaaaagttattatcaaaaaaattgagaaaaaccaccaaaaagtgacggaaacgGGAATTTGTACGCAAAACatgtcaataatttaatatattatacgctattatagtgtaattaaaataaggcCGTGATCAAGgtgtatttatcatttttttttttttttgacaaatacACCTTGACCGTGATTATACCTAAATCTTTGTAATACCACAGAATAATCCTATGGTACCTACTATGATATAAATAGTGATAAACTGATAACTGATAATGATAACaacggatatattatattaatattttaaataaaaaactaaaaaaacagACACGGCAACACTAAAAacaagtgaaataaaaaattatattctaagttTTATGAGACAGTACCTGATCGTCTACAATATATATCAAAACGTTATATCAACGCAATTTAtcagtcaaaattatgaacaccGTATGAGCAAAACACCATATGAACAACCGTGAATAGTTATTGTGAAGtacaggtaaaataaataaatggtaagaatatttcaatatatttttattattttgttaatttccgATAAATGATATTGTATTGCTGTCGTTGATTATAGCTCAGGCTATAGTACATTGCTCTTATGATATTAACATACTCGGACATGGATAATATACAGAAATTAaggaatattatagtttttaatttaacaaccctactattaaagtacctatataatatgatcagctattaaattaactaaagatACATAAGTGAACACAAATTAATCGTATTCAATTTAAGATAGAAAAAAGAAACAGATGGGCGACTCCAGTACAATCCATAATAGCAAAGCAGTAATCAAGGAAAAAAAACCTACGGGCAGCACCCATCAACGAGTACACTCATCATAAAACAAAGAAACCCATCACAGTGGAAAAAGGAATTGAAGCGATGAACAGAATAtcctttaattttttgatacataACCCAATAGATTAGCAAAatctattttgtataattagtcTATAAAAAACATGCCCTTTTAGATTATGGTAAAATCGCACCAGTATTTTTCCCAACTCTCAGAGTTTAATttctatcttattattattatgtatttttaggccaacaattttaataacacattgtattgcattattatagaatagctCTATCATGGTGTAAAAACACAGGATTCCCAATAAATACCAACACCACTTACACAGAAAATCAGGAACTACCGCAGTAAAAACTACAGCATTAACCACGCATATACTATCAAATGTGAACTAAATTTTTCACGCAGGTTTCAATCTGAGGACATAAATGAACgtataattgaataacaataagGGACTAgactgttttaaataattaattgggaCATTAGGCAACAAAAATTAATCGCATTCCGTTTTAGATAGTCAAGATAAACAGCTCGATAATTCCAGTACCACGTCAATAGAAACAaagaattaacaaaaaatgacACAACTAGCAGCAACAATCTACAAGTAAACGAACCacaaaacaacaaaatcaAGAATGGAAAACAGGATCAACACAAgcagcaaaatattattttactcttttGAATCAAACCCAATAAAATTAGCCCAAaccattttgtaaaattattatacacataatatatcccTATATAATAAAGGTACAAATCCAAAACCAAATTTAATATCGTAACAGTTATAGTagaaatacacaatattaatttagtttagtaataaaaaacccAGTTTTCATTTCACACAGTTGAAACAATAACCTatgaattcatttttacaaatttaatgaaaatatgatatgattcattgaataaaatgataatactaaatttaaaaaaaatgaaattgtaatatcaaatttgattttaaatacatgtgtaaatatgcctttttttactataatttgccaatttaagacatattatttaacttctcACTCATGAAATTACTCGCATtagattcattattaaatttaaagaaaatatgatataactcattaattaaaatgataatactaaatttaaaaaaaatgaaattgtaatatcaattttt
Proteins encoded in this region:
- the LOC114124434 gene encoding D-glucuronyl C5-epimerase encodes the protein MRLNIRTLFLVLSTFIIICTVSLWSNCSNQTFDTFSKNIKSNYESLVQNIKPIDCLINGNSVHVDCLIKNSTVYIPFSFLKNYFEVYGKIIETDDNKKKFHWSHSYSKIYHQNGKYDSRGVFTNFQNYKVEERDRVKCVSASEGVPVSTQWNPHGYYYPTQIAQFGLSHYSKNLTLPSPKRKILENGQLNPLWNVPETSKIQIAFNAQVNSNVIDFFSTDKPISLKIDSKEEFFLSFDVALSLSTRSSIVVTIKDMKEQNEVWNLHYICSRTFIFAKGHNIYHGMHCSREFGWKKLTRNVLIDLQKGLHMLKKTTTKIFRSKYKLCDFKLYGVGFLDNLTLSSSDHISQFYAAAHWFNKHQDKESGGWINPVTRKISPVIKSLKPGWLSAMGQGQAISLLSRAFHHSGGNEVYLNTARTALKPFKIPSKNGGVLSKFMNLHPWYDEYPTVPPIFILNGFMYSLIGLYDLFSLAPNGSEVSQEAYALWRQGMTSLKNLLPLFDMGSRSAYDLRHVTLDIAPNIARWDYHATHINQLLLLATLDNATVIQTTAKRWIGYMNGARASHN